Proteins from one Erpetoichthys calabaricus chromosome 11, fErpCal1.3, whole genome shotgun sequence genomic window:
- the mcrip2 gene encoding MAPK regulated corepressor interacting protein 2 — protein sequence MLPARLRVPHMMYTITKGPSKLVTQRRTGPTQQQIDTKVGEQKPKPAAWSPSNPTPKLVFNRLNGKRFRTAPIQADSPQEDYSAAHEENVRFIYEAWQEVEQQLKEPPRPENGDGPVQYSEKCPNPVLKNFVPIDLEEFWAQRVLAIL from the exons ATGCTGCCTGCGCGTTTAAGAGTCCCGCACATGATGTACACGATCACCAAGGGTCCCAGTAAACTTGTCACACAGAGGAGGACAG GTCCCACGCAGCAGCAGATCGACACGAAAGTCGGCGAGCAGAAGCCGAAGCCGGCGGCGTGGTCGCCCTCCAA CCCCACACCAAAGCTCGTCTTTAACCGGTTAAATGGTAAACGCTTCCGGACAGCACCCATCCAGGCGGATTCTCCGCAAGAGGATTACAGCGCAGCACACGAGGAGAATGTCCGGTTCATATATGAAG CCTGGCAGGAGGTGGAGCAGCAGCTGAAGGAGCCCCCCAGGCCTGAGAACGGAGATGGCCCAGTGCAGTATTCCGAGAAGTGTCCCAATCCTGTATTGAAGA ACTTTGTCCCCATCGACCTGGAGGAGTTCTGGGCACAGAGGGTCCTGGCCATATTGTGA
- the LOC114660926 gene encoding cilia- and flagella-associated protein 70-like isoform X2 has protein sequence MDTCLTEMQRAAIPVQVTVLRGRHLRGTKGTSLLSYARVEFNGTVIGDSPKVDSSPDAGAEYNFTCSFDCTDTSNTTDDLAHKPVILTLIEILPKEKKQKDEKMVTLGQAVVDLLPLLQGQVSFTTVVTIHPVPGTAADGIISEGDSKPQLEVSVSVPQALVPEALLANSNLLKVALHSLYSAPDAWSLTGTQFHYGASMLMPCSAERDQLLFFAGGVLKPGGEPEPVPRLKKWPTGSVLMPGSHFILESDTEAEAAEELGDLTSPEDRVFRAEAESTRKRVSWDTERRCFMDSGAVGRLLNQIVECRYWPLEIMRMPTPNAAKAGKAGKDKAEDEGQISFHGMVFVDMAALLYPGVKSIRGAYRIFPFNEADLYAKTKRRSSNLKDHQKQNWQTGRGREPSAAGTPTHKAKNLKEDKGIVKRGSIQSASHKPDGLQEADGSVPLNPEGQMYMDAKSYVVLEVTLDKALVPKRPAEELARRVKELIPARPPLPLRTAGAQKAVGDYHREIVRVADLVMKEYQELFGSAVARGDLALDPSAQEERKRKLLGELNYSGKYFTFKEQLKHSVVRVVREKLLQTSTFSDQAQLQAFLSQLYTFLVDQMHVSLNQTLQVNVPNGEARALKDCSQLRHFAREAEINADYDLASMYYQERIALDRSDPSHWFDYGSFCLLISDVTKAEECFQHALAIDQKHVPSLLLCGVMAEMAGRFEDAHTFFENATCVDATGTLAWTILGLFYEAQGNPIQAEMAFLEANKQLKGKSGDARAPSGRALPTEPEATEENPIIAETPVPNGLEVQAAPADMQDNEPHQKVDAVPTEDTQLSEDMNAVVAAGDQNCEGRGTTIFMEAAHFLLQVNALQFAQRALAQELLFPDGGPSCLYHVTLARLQLHIREFAKAKNSLQEALRASHELQELSEAEDALSEANILNNRNPEVWGYLSLVCLQTNRRMEAEQAFKFAIKLNLQNEDLLREIRQLQRQVGFGNPAFE, from the exons ATGGATACGTGTCTGACTGAAATGCAGCGGGCCGCCATCCCGGTGCAGGTGACGGTGCTGCGAGGCCGCCACTTG agAGGGACAAAGGGCACCAGCCTTCTTTCCTACGCCCGAGTGGAGTTCAACGGCACGGTGATCGGAGACTCACCCAAAGTGGACAGCTCGCCGGACGCCGGTGCCGAGTACAACTTCACCTGCAGCTTCGACTGCACAGACACCAGCAACACCACAGACGACCTGGCACACAAGCCTGTGATCT TGACCCTCATTGAAATTTTACCGAAGGAGAAGAAGCAGAAGGACGAGAAGATGGTGACACTGGGCCAGGCCGTTGTGGACCTGCTGCCCCTTTTACAAG GTCAAGTCTCCTTTACAACTGTCGTTACCATCCATCCAGTGCCCGGGACTGCAGCAGATGGCATCATATCAGAGGGAGACAGCAAG CCCCAGCTCGAGGTGTCCGTGTCTGTCCCACAGGCCCTGGTCCCCGAGGCACTGCTGGCCAACTCCAACCTCCTTAAGGTGGCCCTTCATAGTTTGTACTCGGCACCTGATGCCTGGAGCCTGACGGGCACTCAGTTTCATTATGGTGCTAGCATGCTGATGCCCTGCTCGGCCGAG AGGGACCAGCTGCTCTTCTTTGCCGGTGGAGTGCTGAAGCCTGGAGGAGAGCCGGAGCCGGTACCACGCCTGAAGAAGTGGCCGACGGGATCAGTTTTGATGCCAGGGTCCCACTTCATCTTGGAGTCTGACACGGAGGCTGAAGCAGCTGAAGAACTTGGAGACCTGACGTCCCCTGAG GACCGAGTGTTCCGTGCCGAGGCAGAAAGCACCAGGAAGAGGGTGAGCTGGGACACCGAGAGGCGCTGCTTTATGGACTCGGGGGCTGTCGGCCG GCTGTTGAACCAAATCGTGGAGTGCAGATACTGGCCACTGGAAATCATGAGGATGCCCACTCCGAATGCAGCAAAGGCCGGAAAGGCTGGCAAAGACAAG GCGGAGGACGAGGGGCAGATATCCTTCCATGGCATGGTCTTTGTGGACATGGCAGCCCTTCTGTACCCGGGGGTGAAGAGCATCCGAGGGGCCTACAGGATCTTCCCGTTTAATGAGGCTGACTTATACGCCAAG aCCAAGCGGCGCAGCAGCAACCTGAAGGACCACCAGAAGCAGAACTGGCAGACTGGACGAGGACGAGAGCCATCGGCCGCTGGCACGCCAACCCACAAGGCAAAGAACCTGAAGGAGGACAAGGGCATCGTGAAGAGG gGCTCAATACAATCAGCGAGTCACAAGCCAGATGGCCTGCAGGAGGCGGATGGCAGTGTGCCCTTGAACCCGGAAGGACAG ATGTACATGGATGCAAAGAGCTACGTGGTGCTGGAGGTCACTCTGGACAAGGCACTTGTGCCCAAGAGGCCGGCGGAGGAGCTCGCCAGAAG AGTTAAAGAGCTCATCCCAGCAAGGCCTCCCCTTCCACTGCGGACAGCTGGCGCACAAAAG GCTGTCGGCGACTATCACCGGGAGATTGTGCGGGTGGCGGATTTGGTAATGAAGGAGTACCAGGAGCTGTTTGGGTCGGCGGTGGCACGAGGGGACCTTGCTCTTGACCCCAGTGCCCAGGAGGAGCGCAAGAGGAAACTGCTGGGGGAGCTTAACTACTCCGGGAAGTACTTCACGTTCAAGGAGCAGCTGAAG cACTCCGTGGTGCGCGTCGTGCGGGAGAAGCTGCTGCAGACGTCCACCTTCTCCGACCAGGCCCAGCTGCAGGCCTTCCTCAGCCAGCTTTACACCTTCTTGGTGGACCAGATGCACGTCTCACTCAACCAG ACCCTTCAGGTGAACGTCCCGAACGGGGAGGCGCGCGCCCTGAAGGACTGCAGCCAGCTCAGACACTTTGCCAGAGAGGCGGAGATCAACGCGGACTATGACTTGGCATCCATGTACTACCAGGAG AGAATTGCCTTGGACCGCAGTGACCCGTCACATTGGTTCGACTATGGCTCCTTCTGCCTCCTCATCTCAGATGTCACCAAGGCTGAAGAGTGCTTCCAACATGCGCTGGCCATTGACCAGAAACACGTGCCCAG ccTGTTGCTTTGTGGGGTCATGGCAGAGATGGCAGGGCGCTTTGAAGATGCCCACACTTTCTTTGAGAATGCCACTTGTGTGGATGCCACCGGAACACTGGCCTGGACCATATTAG GGCTCTTTTACGAGGCTCAAGGCAACCCAATTCAGGCAGAAATGGCTTTCCTGGAGGCAAATAAGCAGCTGAAGGGAAAGTCGGGAGATGCAAGGGCACCATCGGGCAGGGCATTGCCAACCGAGCCGGAAGCCACTGAAGAAAACCCGATCATAGCAGAGACGCCAGTGCCCAATGGGCTGGAGGTGCAAGCCGCGCCAGCAGACATGCAGGACAATG AGCCACACCAAAAGGTCGACGCCGTGCCCACGGAGGACACCCAGCTGTCGGAGGACATGAATGCGGTGGTGGCCGCAGGGGACCAGAACTGTGAGGGCCGTGGCACCACCATCTTCATGGAGGCTGCACACTTCCTGCTGCAGGTCAATGCCCTGCAG TTTGCCCAGCGAGCCCTGGCACAGGAACTGCTCTTTCCAGACGGCGGACCGAGCTGCCTGTACCACGTGACCCTTGCCCGTCTGCAGCTCCACATTCGAGAGTTTGCCAAAGCAAAGAACAGCCTGCAGGAGGCGCTGCGTGCCAGCCATGAG CTCCAGGAGTTGAGCGAGGCAGAGGATGCCCTCTCCGAGGCCAACATCCTCAACAACAGGAACCCGGAGGTGTGGGGCTACCTGAGCCTCGTGTGCCTGCAG ACTAACAGGAGGATGGAAGCGGAGCAGGCCTTCAAGTTTGCCATCAAG TTAAATCTTCAGAATGAAGACCTTCTTCGGGAAATCCGCCAGTTGCAGCGCCAGGTGGGCTTCGGTAACCCAGCATTTGAGTGA
- the LOC114660926 gene encoding cilia- and flagella-associated protein 70-like isoform X1: MDTCLTEMQRAAIPVQVTVLRGRHLRGTKGTSLLSYARVEFNGTVIGDSPKVDSSPDAGAEYNFTCSFDCTDTSNTTDDLAHKPVILTLIEILPKEKKQKDEKMVTLGQAVVDLLPLLQGQVSFTTVVTIHPVPGTAADGIISEGDSKPQLEVSVSVPQALVPEALLANSNLLKVALHSLYSAPDAWSLTGTQFHYGASMLMPCSAERDQLLFFAGGVLKPGGEPEPVPRLKKWPTGSVLMPGSHFILESDTEAEAAEELGDLTSPEDRVFRAEAESTRKRVSWDTERRCFMDSGAVGRLLNQIVECRYWPLEIMRMPTPNAAKAGKAGKDKAEDEGQISFHGMVFVDMAALLYPGVKSIRGAYRIFPFNEADLYAKTKRRSSNLKDHQKQNWQTGRGREPSAAGTPTHKAKNLKEDKGIVKRGSIQSASHKPDGLQEADGSVPLNPEGQMYMDAKSYVVLEVTLDKALVPKRPAEELARRVKELIPARPPLPLRTAGAQKAVGDYHREIVRVADLVMKEYQELFGSAVARGDLALDPSAQEERKRKLLGELNYSGKYFTFKEQLKHSVVRVVREKLLQTSTFSDQAQLQAFLSQLYTFLVDQMHVSLNQTLQVNVPNGEARALKDCSQLRHFAREAEINADYDLASMYYQERIALDRSDPSHWFDYGSFCLLISDVTKAEECFQHALAIDQKHVPSLLLCGVMAEMAGRFEDAHTFFENATCVDATGTLAWTILGLFYEAQGNPIQAEMAFLEANKQLKGKSGDARAPSGRALPTEPEATEENPIIAETPVPNGLEVQAAPADMQDNEPHQKVDAVPTEDTQLSEDMNAVVAAGDQNCEGRGTTIFMEAAHFLLQVNALQFAQRALAQELLFPDGGPSCLYHVTLARLQLHIREFAKAKNSLQEALRASHENPDAWALNGHLQYLNGSFSDARQCYERTLDLVADTSELHAVSLHLGSIYLMEKQYHQAKQTYLRACKRSPTCLTWLGLGISCYRLQELSEAEDALSEANILNNRNPEVWGYLSLVCLQTNRRMEAEQAFKFAIKLNLQNEDLLREIRQLQRQVGFGNPAFE, from the exons ATGGATACGTGTCTGACTGAAATGCAGCGGGCCGCCATCCCGGTGCAGGTGACGGTGCTGCGAGGCCGCCACTTG agAGGGACAAAGGGCACCAGCCTTCTTTCCTACGCCCGAGTGGAGTTCAACGGCACGGTGATCGGAGACTCACCCAAAGTGGACAGCTCGCCGGACGCCGGTGCCGAGTACAACTTCACCTGCAGCTTCGACTGCACAGACACCAGCAACACCACAGACGACCTGGCACACAAGCCTGTGATCT TGACCCTCATTGAAATTTTACCGAAGGAGAAGAAGCAGAAGGACGAGAAGATGGTGACACTGGGCCAGGCCGTTGTGGACCTGCTGCCCCTTTTACAAG GTCAAGTCTCCTTTACAACTGTCGTTACCATCCATCCAGTGCCCGGGACTGCAGCAGATGGCATCATATCAGAGGGAGACAGCAAG CCCCAGCTCGAGGTGTCCGTGTCTGTCCCACAGGCCCTGGTCCCCGAGGCACTGCTGGCCAACTCCAACCTCCTTAAGGTGGCCCTTCATAGTTTGTACTCGGCACCTGATGCCTGGAGCCTGACGGGCACTCAGTTTCATTATGGTGCTAGCATGCTGATGCCCTGCTCGGCCGAG AGGGACCAGCTGCTCTTCTTTGCCGGTGGAGTGCTGAAGCCTGGAGGAGAGCCGGAGCCGGTACCACGCCTGAAGAAGTGGCCGACGGGATCAGTTTTGATGCCAGGGTCCCACTTCATCTTGGAGTCTGACACGGAGGCTGAAGCAGCTGAAGAACTTGGAGACCTGACGTCCCCTGAG GACCGAGTGTTCCGTGCCGAGGCAGAAAGCACCAGGAAGAGGGTGAGCTGGGACACCGAGAGGCGCTGCTTTATGGACTCGGGGGCTGTCGGCCG GCTGTTGAACCAAATCGTGGAGTGCAGATACTGGCCACTGGAAATCATGAGGATGCCCACTCCGAATGCAGCAAAGGCCGGAAAGGCTGGCAAAGACAAG GCGGAGGACGAGGGGCAGATATCCTTCCATGGCATGGTCTTTGTGGACATGGCAGCCCTTCTGTACCCGGGGGTGAAGAGCATCCGAGGGGCCTACAGGATCTTCCCGTTTAATGAGGCTGACTTATACGCCAAG aCCAAGCGGCGCAGCAGCAACCTGAAGGACCACCAGAAGCAGAACTGGCAGACTGGACGAGGACGAGAGCCATCGGCCGCTGGCACGCCAACCCACAAGGCAAAGAACCTGAAGGAGGACAAGGGCATCGTGAAGAGG gGCTCAATACAATCAGCGAGTCACAAGCCAGATGGCCTGCAGGAGGCGGATGGCAGTGTGCCCTTGAACCCGGAAGGACAG ATGTACATGGATGCAAAGAGCTACGTGGTGCTGGAGGTCACTCTGGACAAGGCACTTGTGCCCAAGAGGCCGGCGGAGGAGCTCGCCAGAAG AGTTAAAGAGCTCATCCCAGCAAGGCCTCCCCTTCCACTGCGGACAGCTGGCGCACAAAAG GCTGTCGGCGACTATCACCGGGAGATTGTGCGGGTGGCGGATTTGGTAATGAAGGAGTACCAGGAGCTGTTTGGGTCGGCGGTGGCACGAGGGGACCTTGCTCTTGACCCCAGTGCCCAGGAGGAGCGCAAGAGGAAACTGCTGGGGGAGCTTAACTACTCCGGGAAGTACTTCACGTTCAAGGAGCAGCTGAAG cACTCCGTGGTGCGCGTCGTGCGGGAGAAGCTGCTGCAGACGTCCACCTTCTCCGACCAGGCCCAGCTGCAGGCCTTCCTCAGCCAGCTTTACACCTTCTTGGTGGACCAGATGCACGTCTCACTCAACCAG ACCCTTCAGGTGAACGTCCCGAACGGGGAGGCGCGCGCCCTGAAGGACTGCAGCCAGCTCAGACACTTTGCCAGAGAGGCGGAGATCAACGCGGACTATGACTTGGCATCCATGTACTACCAGGAG AGAATTGCCTTGGACCGCAGTGACCCGTCACATTGGTTCGACTATGGCTCCTTCTGCCTCCTCATCTCAGATGTCACCAAGGCTGAAGAGTGCTTCCAACATGCGCTGGCCATTGACCAGAAACACGTGCCCAG ccTGTTGCTTTGTGGGGTCATGGCAGAGATGGCAGGGCGCTTTGAAGATGCCCACACTTTCTTTGAGAATGCCACTTGTGTGGATGCCACCGGAACACTGGCCTGGACCATATTAG GGCTCTTTTACGAGGCTCAAGGCAACCCAATTCAGGCAGAAATGGCTTTCCTGGAGGCAAATAAGCAGCTGAAGGGAAAGTCGGGAGATGCAAGGGCACCATCGGGCAGGGCATTGCCAACCGAGCCGGAAGCCACTGAAGAAAACCCGATCATAGCAGAGACGCCAGTGCCCAATGGGCTGGAGGTGCAAGCCGCGCCAGCAGACATGCAGGACAATG AGCCACACCAAAAGGTCGACGCCGTGCCCACGGAGGACACCCAGCTGTCGGAGGACATGAATGCGGTGGTGGCCGCAGGGGACCAGAACTGTGAGGGCCGTGGCACCACCATCTTCATGGAGGCTGCACACTTCCTGCTGCAGGTCAATGCCCTGCAG TTTGCCCAGCGAGCCCTGGCACAGGAACTGCTCTTTCCAGACGGCGGACCGAGCTGCCTGTACCACGTGACCCTTGCCCGTCTGCAGCTCCACATTCGAGAGTTTGCCAAAGCAAAGAACAGCCTGCAGGAGGCGCTGCGTGCCAGCCATGAG AACCCTGATGCATGGGCCCTCAATGGGCACCTGCAGTACCTGAATGGCAGTTTCAGTGATGCCAGGCAGTGCTACGAGCGAACGCTGGACTTGGTGGCAGACACCTCGGAGCTTCACGCCGTTTCTCTTCATCTCGGCTCAATCTACCTgatggagaagcag TACCACCAGGCCAAGCAGACGTACCTGAGGGCCTGCAAGAGGTCGCCCACCTGCCTCACCTGGCTCGGCCTTGGCATTTCCTGCTACCGG CTCCAGGAGTTGAGCGAGGCAGAGGATGCCCTCTCCGAGGCCAACATCCTCAACAACAGGAACCCGGAGGTGTGGGGCTACCTGAGCCTCGTGTGCCTGCAG ACTAACAGGAGGATGGAAGCGGAGCAGGCCTTCAAGTTTGCCATCAAG TTAAATCTTCAGAATGAAGACCTTCTTCGGGAAATCCGCCAGTTGCAGCGCCAGGTGGGCTTCGGTAACCCAGCATTTGAGTGA
- the LOC114660930 gene encoding myeloid-associated differentiation marker homolog: MEAVRMNYRSACSPIGIVRFLEIFLSCVAFSLVASAGTGAYAGSYGAWCMFSWCFCFAVSVLIVLLELFGLQEKVPISWDDFTTAFAMLATLMQLTASIIYPVEFLNGAGAHSYKAAATAMSCLCFVAYAVEVGLTRAKPGEISGFLTTVPGLLKVLESFVACIIFISINDYARSPGTQWCLAVYCICFIFAVVIMLFTIFRIISYFPFSFDKVLMGYNVLAIALYASASIIWPIFCFDKAHGGTSPRPANCGSGCPWDGRVVVAVLSFFNLVVYVVDTVYSVRLVFFIAAA; encoded by the coding sequence ATGGAAGCCGTCAGGATGAACTACAGGTCGGCGTGCAGCCCGATCGGCATCGTGCGCTTCTTGGAGATCTTCCTGTCCTGCGTGGCCTTCAGCCTGGTGGCCAGCGCCGGCACCGGCGCCTATGCGGGCTCCTACGGGGCCTGgtgcatgttctcctggtgctTCTGCTTCGCCGTGTCCGTGCTGATCGTGCTGCTCGAGCTCTTCGGACTTCAGGAGAAGGTCCCGATCTCCTGGGACGACTTCACCACGGCCTTCGCCATGCTGGCCACCTTGATGCAGCTCACGGCGTCCATCATTTACCCGGTGGAGTTCCTGAACGGCGCGGGCGCCCACTCGTACAAGGCGGCGGCCACTGCCATGTCGTGCCTGTGCTTCGTCGCCTACGCGGTGGAGGTGGGCCTGACCCGGGCCAAGCCGGGCGAGATCAGCGGCTTCCTCACCACCGTGCCGGGCTTGCTCAAAGTTCTCGAGTCCTTCGTGGCCTGCATCATCTTCATCTCCATCAACGACTACGCCCGCAGCCCTGGGACGCAGTGGTGCCTGGCGGTGTACTGCATCTGCTTCATCTTCGCCGTCGTCATCATGCTCTTCACCATCTTCCGCATCATCTCCTACTTCCCCTTTTCCTTCGACAAGGTCCTCATGGGCTACAACGTCTTGGCCATCGCCCTTTATGCGTCCGCTTCCATCATCTGGCCGATCTTCTGCTTCGACAAGGCGCACGGGGGCACCAGCCCACGACCGGCCAACTGCGGCAGTGGGTGCCCCTGGGACGGCCGGGTGGTCGTGGCCGTCCTCAGCTTCTTCAACCTGGTGGTGTACGTGGTGGACACGGTCTACTCTGTCCGCCTGGTCTTCTTCATCGCTGCGGCGTGA